Sequence from the Undibacterium piscinae genome:
GCAATTGAGCCTGAGCATTAGTGACGCCAAAGACCGCGAAGAATATACGCGTCTGGCCAGTGCCATGTCGGGTGATTACGGCAAGGCAAAATACTGCCGCAAGCCTGGTGATGCCAGTTCTTGTCTCGATCTCGGCCAAATGGAACAGATCATGGCGACCAGCCGTGATCCGGCCTTGCTCAAGGACGTGTGGGTAGGCTGGCATCAGCAGTCGCTCAAGTATAAAGACAGCTACGCCGAGTTTGTCGCCTTGTCCAACAAGGGCGCCAAAGAGATGGGCTTTGCCGATACCGGCGCGATGTGGCGTTCGCAGTACGATATGCCGCCGGAAGCTTTTGCCGCCGAATCCGAGCGTCTGTGGCTGCAGGTCAAGCCGCTGTATGACTCGCTGCATATGTATGTACGCTTAAAGCTGCGTCAGACCTATGGCAAAGACGTGGTGCCGAAAGAGGGGCCGATACCGGCGCACCTGTTTGGCAATATGTGGAGCCAATCTTGGGAGAACCTGTATCCGCTGGTCAAGCCACAAGGCCAGGCGGCATCACTTGATGTCGGCGCCGTGCTCAAGCAAAAGAATATCGATGCCAAGGCGATGACGCAATTGGGCGAGGGCTTTTACACTTCGCTGGGGATGGAAAAACTGCCTGAGACTTTTTGGACAAAGTCGATGTTGACCAAACCGCGTGACCGCGAAGTGGTGTGTCATGCGTCGGCCTGGGATCTGGATAACCTCACGGATGTGCGCATCAAGATGTGCATCAATCCGACGACCGAAGATTTCCTGACGATACATCATGAGTTAGGTCACATTTATTATGATCTGGCATATCGCAATCAGCCTTATCTATTCAAGGGCGGCGCGAACGGCGGTTTCCATGAGGCGATCGGCGATACCGTGGCCTTGTCCGTCACGCCAGACTATCTCAATAAGCTAGGTTTGCTCAATGAAGTGCCGGATGCCTCGCAGGATATCGGCGTCTTGCTCAATCGCGCGCTGGAAAAAGTATCGTTTCTGCCGTTCGGCTATCTGGTGGATCAGTGGCGCTGGAAAGTCTATTCCGGTGAAGCCAAGCCACAGGACTACGATAAAGTCTGGTGGGAATTACGCGAAAAATATCAGGGTGTAAAGCGTCCGGCGGCTATGGAGGCCAATGGTTTTGATGCCGGCGCCAAATATCACGTGCCTGCCAATTCAGCGTATGCC
This genomic interval carries:
- a CDS encoding M2 family metallopeptidase — translated: MALTSAYPVSALAAETAPLKNVQAKKSVAAKPAAPTVAEAEAFLKEAEARLEKLSNTAQRADWVNQTHITDDTEAMAAQAGELALAAAGEIALASRRYNGLPLSADSKRKLMLLQLSLSISDAKDREEYTRLASAMSGDYGKAKYCRKPGDASSCLDLGQMEQIMATSRDPALLKDVWVGWHQQSLKYKDSYAEFVALSNKGAKEMGFADTGAMWRSQYDMPPEAFAAESERLWLQVKPLYDSLHMYVRLKLRQTYGKDVVPKEGPIPAHLFGNMWSQSWENLYPLVKPQGQAASLDVGAVLKQKNIDAKAMTQLGEGFYTSLGMEKLPETFWTKSMLTKPRDREVVCHASAWDLDNLTDVRIKMCINPTTEDFLTIHHELGHIYYDLAYRNQPYLFKGGANGGFHEAIGDTVALSVTPDYLNKLGLLNEVPDASQDIGVLLNRALEKVSFLPFGYLVDQWRWKVYSGEAKPQDYDKVWWELREKYQGVKRPAAMEANGFDAGAKYHVPANSAYAQYFIAHILQFQFHRALCREAGYVGPLNRCSIFEDKKAGAKYQAMLTMGASRPWNEALKAVTGEEQMDATAILDYFAPLKVWLDAQNAVLSKE